Proteins co-encoded in one Kutzneria chonburiensis genomic window:
- a CDS encoding alkaline phosphatase family protein → MDLTEDLDKNPAALDAGQGLAGLPNSILGMTGAPQTLIQPSGLPVDPRTCKPVQPNQYLKVNTVFEVARAAGLRTAWSDKHPAYSILNGPSGTGVQDLFTPEINSSVGAGDWTTDNTATRQYDHYKVLAVRNEIDGYDHAGTTRVGTPAVFGLNFQTVSTAQKLPAGGYLANGTPGPLLASALDSVDGEIGALTAELGKQHLADRTTIVLSAKHGQSPTDPAALTRIADGPLLDGLNAAWRAVHPGSGDLVAASTDDDAMLLWLNDRSAAAVDFARHYLLAQNGTGNDIAGAPKQFTASGLQAVYSGPSYFHTSAADPRVPDVVGVAQYGVVYTGKKSKIAEHGGAAPDDRDVALVVAGAGVHGHRVVDAPVSTVQIAPSILTLLRLNPNALQAVRIEHTQALPGLHT, encoded by the coding sequence GTGGATCTCACCGAGGACCTGGACAAGAACCCGGCTGCGCTGGACGCCGGCCAGGGCCTGGCCGGCCTGCCGAACTCGATCCTCGGCATGACCGGCGCGCCGCAGACGCTCATCCAGCCGTCCGGGCTGCCGGTCGACCCCAGGACCTGCAAGCCGGTTCAGCCCAACCAGTACCTCAAGGTCAACACGGTCTTCGAGGTCGCCCGCGCCGCCGGCCTGCGCACGGCCTGGTCGGACAAGCACCCGGCCTACTCGATCCTGAACGGGCCGTCCGGCACCGGCGTGCAGGACCTGTTCACGCCGGAGATCAACAGCAGCGTCGGCGCCGGCGACTGGACCACCGACAACACCGCCACCCGCCAGTACGACCACTACAAGGTTCTGGCCGTGCGCAACGAGATCGACGGCTACGACCACGCCGGCACCACCCGGGTCGGCACGCCGGCGGTCTTCGGTCTCAACTTCCAGACCGTGTCGACCGCGCAGAAACTGCCGGCCGGCGGCTACCTGGCCAACGGCACGCCGGGACCGCTGCTGGCCAGCGCCCTCGATTCGGTCGACGGCGAGATCGGCGCGCTGACCGCCGAGCTGGGCAAGCAGCATCTGGCCGATCGGACGACGATTGTGCTGTCGGCCAAGCACGGCCAGTCGCCGACCGACCCGGCCGCGTTGACCCGCATCGCCGACGGACCGCTGCTGGACGGCCTCAACGCGGCGTGGCGGGCAGTCCACCCGGGCAGCGGCGACCTCGTGGCGGCGTCCACTGATGACGACGCGATGTTGTTGTGGCTCAACGACCGTTCCGCCGCGGCCGTCGACTTCGCCCGGCACTACCTGCTGGCCCAGAACGGCACCGGCAACGACATCGCCGGCGCGCCCAAGCAGTTCACCGCTTCCGGTCTCCAGGCCGTCTACAGTGGACCGTCCTATTTCCACACTTCGGCTGCCGATCCCCGTGTGCCCGACGTGGTGGGCGTCGCCCAGTACGGCGTGGTCTACACCGGCAAGAAGTCCAAGATCGCCGAGCACGGCGGAGCCGCCCCTGACGACCGCGACGTGGCGCTGGTTGTCGCCGGCGCGGGCGTGCACGGTCATCGGGTCGTGGACGCGCCGGTGTCGACCGTCCAGATCGCGCCGAGCATACTGACGCTGCTGCGGCTCAACCCGAATGCGCTGCAAGCCGTGCGGATCGAACACACCCAGGCGCTGCCCGGCCTGCACACCTGA
- a CDS encoding alkaline phosphatase family protein, with protein MRRTTLVAAVAVGLVATTAAPVAAAAPDRHVLLISIDGLHAADLAWYVRQHPHSALAGLTREGIDYAHAKTPVPSDSFPGLVGQLTGGNPATTGIYYDATYNHALLPAGTTDCAGAKPGRSWISPRTWTRTRLRWTPARAWPACRTRSSA; from the coding sequence ATGCGCAGAACAACCCTGGTGGCCGCGGTCGCGGTCGGCCTGGTCGCGACCACCGCGGCACCGGTGGCCGCGGCCGCGCCGGACCGGCACGTGCTGCTGATCTCCATCGACGGCCTGCACGCCGCCGATCTGGCCTGGTACGTGCGGCAGCACCCGCATTCGGCGCTGGCCGGCCTTACCCGCGAGGGCATCGACTACGCGCACGCGAAGACCCCGGTCCCGTCCGACTCCTTCCCGGGCCTGGTCGGGCAGCTCACCGGCGGCAATCCGGCCACCACGGGCATCTACTACGACGCCACGTACAACCACGCCCTGCTGCCCGCCGGCACCACCGACTGCGCCGGCGCGAAGCCGGGGCGGTCGTGGATCTCACCGAGGACCTGGACAAGAACCCGGCTGCGCTGGACGCCGGCCAGGGCCTGGCCGGCCTGCCGAACTCGATCCTCGGCATGA